From the genome of Gemmatimonas phototrophica, one region includes:
- a CDS encoding DUF4403 family protein: MSGVHPILAVLAAPRRATAHRGCHDSRDVRRRGLRLLRHISALLLLLGCGSDATVAPAIPRARPGTWTAPVLPSMPPSVVDAPVTYAIEPLLKALEAEVPRTFGNLEKRLPIDGRKSVAYTATRTPFAVGFEDGRLTLATTLSYKARGYFRPLIGPTVSAGCGTDDATPPRVRLVLRSDLRIDSSWQLVTRTRVASLTPATTTERDACKVTFLQLDVTDQVVRSVRPLVERQLPRVDRRMARVDVRRRVARWYAQLQKNFRITDSLWLQLMPGSVALGDITLDDSQLVANIRLRATPRLVSGEKPAELLRPLPSLNRAASDVGDSVHLNIEGLLDYQDAGAILTKKLAGRRVRRMGRTATVEHINFTPLGDGRVVLTATLGGSLRGNLYLVGTPQLDTVARALVVPDLDFDVATSDALVRGVTWFKRDDLVQWLRQGARFPLDNILERTRLKVEEALNRDLTDGVRLSGAVQTGRLVDVLVHPRWLVIRAVAAGTLALDVDRPIKRSRGATVRARTDSVNERR, encoded by the coding sequence ATGTCTGGTGTTCATCCGATATTGGCAGTATTGGCAGCCCCGCGTCGCGCCACGGCGCACCGCGGCTGTCATGACTCGCGTGACGTCCGTCGCCGCGGCCTGCGCTTGCTGAGGCACATCAGCGCGCTGCTGCTGTTGCTCGGCTGCGGCAGTGACGCCACGGTTGCACCCGCCATTCCGCGCGCGCGCCCCGGCACCTGGACCGCCCCTGTGCTGCCGAGCATGCCACCGTCCGTGGTAGATGCTCCTGTCACGTATGCCATTGAACCGTTGCTCAAGGCTCTGGAGGCGGAGGTGCCTCGCACCTTCGGGAATCTTGAGAAGCGCCTTCCTATCGATGGCCGCAAGTCGGTGGCCTACACCGCGACGCGCACACCTTTTGCCGTGGGTTTTGAAGACGGTCGCCTCACCCTGGCCACCACGCTGTCGTACAAAGCGCGTGGCTACTTCCGCCCCCTGATTGGCCCTACGGTCTCGGCGGGCTGCGGCACCGATGATGCCACCCCTCCTCGCGTTCGACTCGTACTGAGGAGTGACCTGCGGATCGATTCGTCCTGGCAACTGGTGACACGCACGCGTGTGGCTTCCCTGACGCCTGCCACGACCACCGAACGTGACGCCTGCAAGGTGACGTTTCTGCAGCTCGATGTCACCGATCAGGTCGTTCGGTCGGTGCGGCCACTGGTGGAGCGGCAGCTGCCGCGTGTGGATCGCCGGATGGCCCGGGTGGATGTCAGGCGACGGGTGGCACGCTGGTATGCCCAATTGCAGAAGAACTTCCGCATCACCGACAGCTTGTGGCTGCAGCTGATGCCCGGCAGTGTGGCGCTGGGCGATATCACGCTCGATGACAGCCAGCTGGTGGCCAATATTCGACTCCGTGCGACGCCTCGACTGGTGAGTGGCGAGAAGCCGGCGGAACTGCTCCGCCCGCTGCCATCGCTCAACCGTGCCGCGTCCGACGTTGGCGACAGCGTGCACCTCAACATCGAAGGGCTGCTGGATTATCAGGACGCGGGAGCCATCCTAACCAAGAAGCTGGCGGGGCGCCGTGTGCGGCGCATGGGCCGCACCGCAACGGTAGAGCACATCAACTTTACCCCTCTGGGTGACGGGCGGGTGGTGCTGACGGCGACGTTGGGTGGATCGTTACGGGGGAATCTCTATTTGGTAGGCACGCCGCAGCTCGACACGGTGGCGCGCGCCCTGGTGGTGCCCGACCTCGACTTTGACGTGGCGACCAGCGATGCCCTGGTTCGCGGTGTGACGTGGTTCAAACGCGACGATCTGGTGCAGTGGCTGCGGCAAGGGGCACGCTTTCCACTGGATAACATTCTTGAACGCACCCGGCTCAAAGTTGAAGAAGCCCTGAACCGTGACCTCACCGACGGGGTACGACTGTCCGGCGCCGTGCAAACGGGCCGATTGGTTGATGTGCTGGTCCATCCGCGGTGGCTCGTGATTCGCGCCGTGGCGGCAGGTACGCTGGCGCTTGATGTCGATCGCCCAATCAAGCGCAGCCGCGGGGCCACCGTTCGCGCACGCACCGATAGCGTCAATGAACGCCGTTGA
- a CDS encoding hydroxypyruvate isomerase family protein: MLRRETDSNVSRRDALTTLGATAMAGALHGVIPSSTSAMSAPIIASPAPTAGRLRQSVARWCFSRTPIAELCTTAKQVGLVGIDLLGPEEWNVPKQFGLECTMGNSFGTIPVGFNRPANHDKLVADGEAYIPKAAAAGVTKVVVFSGNRDGMSDGEGIANCIAGLKRLMPTAQQHGVVLCMEMLNSKVDHKDYHADHTAWAVEVAKGVNSPSFRLLYDIYHMQVMEGDVMATIKANLPWIAHFHTAGVPGRNEIDGAQELNYRGIAQYIAGTSYTGVFAHEFIPTRDGVASLTDAVALCTV; encoded by the coding sequence ATGCTCCGTCGTGAAACCGATTCGAATGTCTCGCGCCGTGATGCGCTGACAACCTTGGGGGCTACGGCCATGGCCGGCGCGCTGCACGGGGTCATCCCTTCATCGACATCGGCCATGTCCGCGCCAATAATCGCCTCCCCTGCCCCGACGGCCGGCCGCCTCCGGCAATCGGTTGCGCGGTGGTGCTTTTCTCGCACGCCCATTGCGGAGCTGTGCACGACGGCCAAGCAGGTGGGACTGGTGGGCATCGATCTGCTGGGGCCGGAGGAGTGGAATGTTCCCAAGCAGTTCGGGCTGGAGTGCACCATGGGGAACAGCTTTGGCACCATTCCGGTGGGCTTCAATAGACCGGCCAATCACGACAAACTCGTGGCCGATGGCGAAGCCTACATTCCGAAGGCGGCAGCAGCCGGTGTGACCAAGGTGGTCGTCTTCAGCGGGAATCGTGACGGCATGAGTGATGGCGAAGGCATTGCCAACTGCATTGCCGGACTCAAGCGACTCATGCCCACCGCACAGCAGCACGGGGTGGTGTTGTGCATGGAAATGCTGAACAGCAAAGTGGACCACAAGGACTATCACGCCGACCACACCGCGTGGGCCGTGGAAGTGGCCAAGGGCGTGAACAGCCCCAGCTTCCGATTGCTGTACGACATCTACCACATGCAGGTCATGGAAGGTGATGTCATGGCGACCATCAAGGCCAACCTGCCATGGATTGCGCACTTCCACACGGCGGGCGTGCCTGGGCGCAACGAAATTGATGGCGCACAGGAGCTCAACTACCGCGGCATTGCCCAGTACATCGCGGGCACGAGCTACACTGGTGTCTTCGCGCATGAGTTCATCCCCACGCGCGACGGTGTGGCGTCGCTGACTGACGCGGTCGCCCTTTGCACCGTGTGA
- a CDS encoding BlaI/MecI/CopY family transcriptional regulator, protein MSDLHFPPRELGVMSVLWKLGSATVAEVRDHLDEELAYTSVLSALQTLEKKGYVRPEAEGRAYRYFPTVAAENAGRSAISRIKDSIFQGSADRMFAQLVSDKKVSRAELERMRAMLRERLEDDA, encoded by the coding sequence ATGAGCGATCTGCACTTCCCGCCCCGCGAACTCGGGGTCATGTCTGTCCTCTGGAAACTCGGCTCGGCCACCGTGGCCGAAGTGCGCGACCATCTCGACGAAGAGTTGGCGTACACCTCGGTCCTTTCGGCGCTGCAGACGCTCGAGAAAAAGGGATATGTGCGCCCGGAGGCCGAAGGGCGGGCGTACCGCTACTTCCCCACCGTCGCGGCGGAAAACGCCGGACGCAGCGCCATCAGTCGGATCAAGGATTCCATCTTTCAGGGGTCGGCCGATCGCATGTTTGCGCAGCTCGTGTCCGACAAGAAAGTGAGTCGCGCCGAGCTTGAGCGCATGCGTGCCATGCTCCGCGAACGGCTGGAGGACGACGCATGA
- a CDS encoding M56 family metallopeptidase produces the protein MNAATFAPQVAAWMTVSVLLSAVLAVAAIVMHRLARGAFPTRLVWSVALGTTVVLVATQPLRRADPITVPVVTARDVVVPSLTVEPRNEWPTVSELATGALRIAQQQVTTLATTTATVVRTWPVPRQWGLLLLWPLTSVSVLLIGAWSYRRQRHTVQGATVTSLEGYAVHVTPNVGPAVFGTRRPSVVVPAWLLSRPADEQRLVVQHEQAHIAAHDPLLLLSGCVAVAFVPWNPVVWYLLSRLRLAIELDCDARVLAAGASTRRYGELLIDLSAASAPLQMFTGAPAFSHRATHLERRIRNMTDRPGTLRTTRRFMAVALTSGALLAACGAELPTSAELEGMDVTAAQQRAEKLSAPAAVTEYVIDGKAATAVDAKAILAERIATINIRKKSRDANVVSITTRDASGKFAATEVNASKATGTVEVPVEGLVFRATGTGREEVLIGTKVSGTVDGVEFRADSAVLLRADGTKGDTTSALRLGRAVSLSGSVQPSDVLIFVDGVKATEAAMKMSPDRIQSIEVIKGAAAEKLYGPEGAKGVIRITTKK, from the coding sequence ATGAACGCCGCCACATTCGCGCCGCAGGTAGCCGCCTGGATGACCGTCTCGGTGCTGCTCTCCGCAGTGCTGGCCGTCGCCGCAATCGTAATGCACCGCCTCGCTCGTGGGGCGTTTCCCACGCGTCTGGTGTGGAGCGTTGCGCTGGGCACCACCGTGGTACTGGTGGCCACACAGCCACTGCGACGCGCCGATCCCATAACAGTGCCGGTGGTGACCGCCCGCGACGTCGTGGTGCCATCGCTCACGGTGGAGCCCCGCAACGAGTGGCCCACGGTGAGCGAGCTGGCCACCGGCGCACTTCGCATCGCGCAACAACAGGTCACAACGCTCGCCACGACAACCGCCACCGTCGTGCGAACATGGCCCGTGCCGCGGCAATGGGGACTGCTCCTGCTTTGGCCGCTCACCAGCGTGAGTGTGCTGCTGATTGGCGCGTGGAGCTATCGTCGGCAGCGCCACACGGTACAGGGGGCCACGGTCACTTCCCTGGAAGGATACGCGGTCCATGTGACCCCCAACGTTGGCCCGGCCGTCTTTGGGACGCGGCGCCCCAGTGTGGTGGTCCCGGCGTGGCTGCTGTCCCGCCCGGCCGACGAACAGCGATTGGTGGTCCAGCATGAGCAGGCGCATATCGCCGCGCACGATCCGCTGCTGCTGCTGTCGGGGTGCGTTGCGGTGGCCTTTGTGCCCTGGAACCCGGTGGTGTGGTACCTGCTCTCGCGGTTGCGGCTGGCCATCGAGTTGGACTGCGATGCCCGTGTGCTCGCCGCCGGTGCGTCCACTCGTCGCTACGGCGAATTGCTCATTGATCTTTCCGCGGCCTCGGCGCCGCTCCAGATGTTCACCGGCGCTCCCGCCTTCTCACACCGCGCCACTCATCTTGAACGGAGAATCCGCAACATGACCGATCGCCCTGGCACCCTGCGCACCACCCGTCGTTTCATGGCGGTCGCCCTCACGTCGGGCGCGCTGCTCGCGGCCTGTGGCGCCGAGTTGCCCACGAGTGCGGAACTGGAAGGGATGGACGTGACGGCCGCCCAGCAGCGCGCGGAGAAATTGTCTGCTCCGGCAGCGGTCACGGAGTATGTGATTGATGGCAAGGCGGCAACGGCGGTTGACGCGAAGGCCATTCTCGCCGAACGCATTGCGACCATCAACATCCGCAAGAAGTCGCGCGATGCCAACGTCGTTTCCATAACGACACGCGATGCCTCCGGCAAGTTTGCAGCGACCGAAGTTAATGCCTCCAAGGCGACGGGCACCGTTGAGGTTCCCGTGGAGGGTCTCGTGTTCCGGGCAACAGGAACGGGTCGCGAAGAAGTGCTGATTGGCACCAAGGTGTCTGGCACCGTTGACGGCGTCGAATTCCGAGCCGACTCAGCCGTGCTTCTTCGCGCGGACGGAACGAAAGGCGACACGACGAGCGCGCTTCGCTTGGGCCGTGCCGTCAGCTTGAGCGGTTCCGTTCAGCCCTCTGACGTCCTGATCTTTGTTGACGGCGTGAAGGCGACCGAGGCGGCCATGAAGATGTCCCCCGATCGAATTCAAAGCATCGAAGTGATCAAGGGGGCCGCGGCCGAGAAACTCTATGGCCCCGAAGGAGCCAAGGGCGTGATCCGCATTACCACCAAGAAGTAA
- a CDS encoding type II toxin-antitoxin system VapC family toxin: protein MILTLSALQALWQNSPDASRLHTAIMRSPVRAVSSATVVEAAMALLAERMGGSDLELDALLRELDAVVVPVSETQSHRAREAARTYGPGRHVASLTLGDCLAYALAVELGEPLLAVGTDGLARTDIERVSF, encoded by the coding sequence ATGATCCTCACCCTCTCCGCCCTGCAGGCGCTGTGGCAGAACAGCCCGGATGCCTCACGCTTGCACACCGCCATTATGCGCAGCCCGGTGCGGGCGGTCTCTTCGGCCACGGTCGTTGAAGCCGCCATGGCCCTGTTGGCCGAGCGCATGGGGGGCTCCGATCTCGAACTCGACGCCCTGCTGCGTGAGCTCGATGCCGTAGTGGTTCCCGTGAGCGAGACCCAGTCTCACCGGGCACGCGAAGCCGCCCGAACCTATGGGCCCGGGCGGCATGTGGCATCGCTGACGCTCGGCGATTGTCTGGCCTACGCGCTGGCGGTGGAGCTGGGCGAGCCGCTCTTGGCCGTTGGCACCGACGGTCTCGCCCGCACCGACATCGAGCGCGTCTCGTTCTGA
- a CDS encoding type II toxin-antitoxin system VapB family antitoxin encodes MAINIKSADAERLVRELADLTGESITDAIHHAVRERLTREKLRKLGSVERSWARIERIQERIRSFPEASAANGGTP; translated from the coding sequence ATGGCCATCAACATCAAAAGTGCCGACGCCGAGCGACTGGTACGTGAGTTAGCCGACCTGACCGGCGAGAGCATCACCGACGCAATCCATCACGCCGTCCGCGAACGGCTTACCCGCGAAAAGCTGCGTAAGCTGGGATCGGTGGAACGGTCCTGGGCCCGCATTGAGCGCATCCAGGAGCGCATCCGCAGCTTTCCCGAAGCGTCGGCCGCCAACGGAGGGACGCCATGA
- a CDS encoding metallophosphoesterase family protein, whose product MIAHLYSRVASAPAALLGLLAVLSAPAHAQSAPACCRSDTVRAIAAPTHPLPPEAQSAGQTRFSFIAYGDTRGRRDGVAEQQEHSIVVDAMLRAIREREGTPDAIRFVLQSGDAVVDGREASQWNVSFIGLINRVTTIGGVPYFLAPGNHDVTTAAALSSPGRQEGLQNYLRAMGQLIPPDNATRRLSGYPTYAFGYGNTFVLAFDSNIASDSTQYAWVKSQLAQLDRTRYPHVVVFFHHPPLSSGPHGGPIVERPTEQVRQFYLPLFRQYRVGLLLTGHEHLFEHWIERYRDASGQWQRMDQIVSGGGGAPIYTYAGQPDLGRYRSTSGGRGVKIKQLVRPGTRQRDNPYHFLVITVDGAEMSVEYVGVDWGTKHQPYKRPRISLIDPVPAR is encoded by the coding sequence ATGATCGCTCATCTATACTCTCGCGTCGCCTCGGCGCCCGCCGCGCTGCTTGGGTTACTCGCCGTACTCTCGGCACCAGCACACGCGCAGAGTGCACCGGCCTGCTGCCGCTCTGATACCGTCCGCGCGATCGCGGCGCCTACCCACCCGCTGCCCCCAGAGGCACAAAGCGCCGGGCAGACACGCTTTTCCTTTATTGCGTATGGCGACACACGGGGCCGACGCGATGGGGTGGCCGAGCAGCAAGAGCACAGCATTGTCGTGGATGCCATGCTCCGCGCCATTCGCGAGCGCGAAGGCACCCCTGATGCCATTCGCTTCGTGTTGCAGAGCGGAGACGCGGTAGTCGATGGCCGCGAGGCGTCGCAGTGGAACGTGAGCTTCATTGGGCTGATCAACCGCGTCACCACCATTGGGGGCGTTCCGTACTTTCTGGCGCCGGGAAACCATGACGTCACCACGGCCGCGGCCCTGTCATCACCTGGACGCCAGGAAGGGCTGCAAAACTATCTGCGCGCCATGGGGCAGCTCATTCCGCCCGACAATGCCACCCGACGATTGAGCGGCTACCCCACCTACGCGTTTGGCTACGGCAACACCTTCGTGCTCGCCTTCGATTCCAACATTGCCAGCGACAGTACACAGTACGCGTGGGTGAAGTCGCAGCTGGCCCAGCTCGATCGTACGCGGTATCCGCATGTGGTGGTGTTCTTTCACCATCCGCCACTCTCCTCGGGTCCCCACGGCGGTCCCATCGTGGAGCGTCCCACGGAACAGGTGCGCCAGTTCTATCTGCCCCTCTTCCGCCAATATCGCGTCGGGCTTTTGCTCACCGGTCACGAACATCTGTTTGAGCATTGGATTGAGCGCTACCGCGACGCGTCGGGTCAATGGCAGCGCATGGATCAGATTGTCAGTGGCGGCGGTGGCGCGCCCATTTACACGTACGCCGGACAGCCTGATCTGGGGCGGTACCGGTCCACGTCAGGTGGACGTGGAGTGAAGATCAAGCAGCTCGTCCGTCCCGGTACCCGGCAACGTGACAATCCGTATCACTTCCTGGTGATCACCGTAGACGGGGCGGAGATGTCCGTGGAGTACGTGGGCGTAGACTGGGGGACCAAACACCAGCCTTACAAGCGCCCACGTATCTCCCTCATTGACCCTGTGCCTGCGCGCTGA
- a CDS encoding alpha/beta hydrolase, with the protein MFTPLARRLRFGALALTLATLLGACATDSPTEPRNAGRALARTNSTTEEPGTGLWSRIVRGETGPGSLYELYVPTNWNGDAVVIAHGYKAPTLPVAITDESNMYAMRDLLGAQGFAVAYSSYSINGFAVKDGAQRTHQLRGLLASHLAGAPARTYLLGYSLGGGIVVSLAEQYPAQYAGALSVCGMNGGSRVQTQYLGHVRALADVFFPGKLPGNVEGVPSDFSFNDPAQIGPVIQSNPVGLFVIASTKETPLPWINTGGDFTNPQSLEFRTLAGSLFGALSFHARGINDITDIVNSPNIFDNSGTTYSPGTLVNPQLAGAVSAYLGLANATVKRYTLAPQAEQYLARHFTPSGRLDIPLLTLHNRWDPAVPNFHNDTLAARIQAAGSAANLKQEVFDNFGHCAIPPSRTMASFSRLVEWAQTR; encoded by the coding sequence ATGTTCACCCCCTTGGCCCGCCGTCTGCGCTTCGGCGCCCTGGCTCTGACACTCGCCACGCTGTTGGGTGCCTGCGCCACCGACTCGCCGACCGAACCACGCAACGCGGGCAGAGCTCTGGCTCGTACGAACAGCACCACCGAAGAACCGGGGACTGGCCTGTGGTCCCGTATTGTACGTGGCGAAACCGGTCCAGGTTCATTGTATGAGTTGTATGTCCCGACCAACTGGAACGGCGATGCGGTTGTTATTGCGCATGGCTACAAAGCCCCCACGCTTCCGGTTGCCATTACCGACGAGAGCAACATGTACGCCATGCGCGATTTGCTGGGGGCGCAAGGATTTGCCGTCGCGTATTCGAGCTACTCCATTAACGGCTTCGCGGTGAAGGACGGTGCCCAGCGCACGCATCAGCTGCGTGGGTTGCTGGCGTCGCACCTTGCCGGAGCACCAGCCCGCACGTATCTGCTGGGCTACTCGCTGGGCGGCGGCATTGTAGTATCCCTCGCCGAACAGTACCCCGCGCAATACGCCGGCGCGCTCAGCGTGTGTGGCATGAACGGCGGCTCGCGGGTCCAAACGCAGTACCTCGGCCACGTGCGTGCTCTGGCTGATGTGTTCTTCCCGGGGAAGCTGCCGGGCAACGTGGAAGGCGTACCGTCGGACTTTTCTTTCAACGACCCGGCGCAGATTGGTCCGGTCATTCAGAGCAACCCCGTTGGCCTGTTTGTTATTGCCAGCACGAAGGAAACACCGCTGCCCTGGATCAATACCGGCGGAGACTTCACGAATCCTCAGTCCCTTGAATTCCGCACGCTTGCCGGGTCGCTCTTTGGTGCGCTCTCCTTTCATGCGCGCGGTATCAATGACATTACGGATATTGTGAACAGCCCGAACATCTTCGACAACAGCGGCACCACGTATTCTCCGGGTACGCTCGTCAACCCACAGCTTGCCGGTGCCGTCTCGGCCTACCTCGGATTGGCCAACGCGACAGTGAAGCGCTACACGCTGGCGCCGCAGGCCGAGCAGTATCTGGCGCGGCACTTCACGCCGAGTGGTCGTTTGGATATTCCGCTGCTCACCTTGCATAACCGCTGGGATCCAGCGGTCCCCAATTTCCACAACGACACGCTGGCGGCGCGCATACAGGCCGCCGGTTCAGCGGCGAATCTCAAGCAGGAAGTGTTCGACAACTTCGGACACTGCGCCATTCCGCCTAGCCGCACCATGGCCAGCTTCAGCCGTCTCGTTGAGTGGGCACAAACGCGGTGA
- a CDS encoding spinster family MFS transporter, whose amino-acid sequence MKEKSGYRYVVLAMLILAYTFNFLDRQILGILKEPIKRDLGLTDTQLGLMGGLAFAMLYSTLAVPIAWAADRMSRTWIMTGALTLWSGFTMACGAATGFWSLFLARVGVGFGEAGGVAPAYSLVSDYFPKEQRARALAAYSFGIPVGSALGTLFGGLMAAYVDWRFAFFAVGGAGVLLAPFFKWVVNDPVRGAFDGATAATPAVAPGFMDVVRTVLPKRTFWLLAVGAACSSVCGYGVAFWLPSFFMRSLNLTLAQTSVYYGLIQLFGGVAGIWLGGALSDRLGAKSKSAYALVPAVCFLVGLPLFLLAMNTQSLAAAFLLFLIPTGLNLAWLGPVVTAVQHLAPANMRSTTSSLFLLVNNLFGIAVGLWIFGYLSDLLAPTYGAESMRYAIYYGSSFYVVAATLLYLASRRLNKDWT is encoded by the coding sequence ATGAAAGAGAAGAGCGGGTATCGGTATGTCGTGCTCGCGATGCTCATTCTCGCGTACACGTTCAACTTCCTCGATCGGCAGATTCTCGGCATCCTCAAGGAGCCCATCAAGCGCGATCTTGGACTGACCGATACCCAGCTCGGCCTCATGGGCGGACTGGCGTTCGCCATGCTCTATTCCACGCTCGCCGTGCCCATTGCGTGGGCGGCTGACCGCATGAGCCGCACCTGGATCATGACGGGCGCACTGACCCTCTGGAGCGGCTTCACGATGGCCTGTGGGGCAGCCACGGGCTTCTGGTCGCTCTTTCTGGCGCGGGTGGGCGTGGGTTTTGGTGAGGCGGGCGGGGTTGCCCCGGCCTACTCGCTGGTGAGCGACTATTTCCCCAAGGAACAGCGCGCACGGGCACTCGCCGCGTATTCGTTTGGCATCCCCGTTGGGTCGGCGCTGGGCACGCTCTTCGGTGGGCTCATGGCCGCCTACGTTGACTGGCGGTTTGCCTTTTTTGCGGTGGGCGGCGCCGGTGTGTTGCTGGCGCCGTTCTTCAAGTGGGTCGTGAATGATCCAGTTCGTGGTGCTTTTGATGGCGCCACCGCCGCGACGCCCGCGGTGGCCCCGGGATTCATGGACGTCGTACGCACCGTGCTGCCAAAGCGCACGTTCTGGTTGCTGGCGGTAGGCGCCGCCTGCTCCAGCGTATGCGGCTACGGCGTGGCCTTCTGGCTGCCGTCGTTTTTCATGCGCAGCCTCAATCTCACGTTGGCGCAAACGTCCGTGTATTACGGCCTCATCCAGCTCTTTGGTGGGGTCGCCGGTATCTGGCTGGGTGGAGCGCTCTCCGATCGTCTGGGCGCCAAGAGCAAGAGTGCATACGCACTGGTCCCTGCCGTGTGCTTCCTGGTGGGGCTGCCGCTCTTTCTGCTGGCCATGAATACGCAGAGTCTGGCGGCGGCCTTTCTGCTGTTCCTCATCCCGACCGGCCTCAACCTGGCGTGGCTCGGGCCCGTGGTGACCGCCGTGCAACACCTCGCGCCCGCCAACATGCGCAGCACCACCAGCTCGCTGTTTCTGCTGGTCAACAACCTGTTCGGTATTGCCGTGGGGCTCTGGATCTTTGGCTATCTCAGCGATCTGCTGGCGCCCACGTACGGCGCCGAGAGCATGCGCTACGCCATCTACTACGGGTCAAGCTTCTACGTGGTGGCGGCGACGCTGCTGTACCTGGCATCGAGGCGGCTCAACAAAGACTGGACGTAA
- a CDS encoding nitroreductase family protein has protein sequence MNLTDAISARRSVRKFTDRPPTREELEQMLSAATLVPNHRLTNPWRFYVLGPEARAGYGLALGNRKAKKATDEAHAESIRKATSDEHRAQPCMLIVAMVLNENLEIREEDYASTMMATQNICLTAVSLGLGTYIRSGAIMDDPAARAAVGVPEGERIIAVLSVGTPLEVPDAKPRRAVAEVTHWVD, from the coding sequence ATGAATCTCACTGACGCCATCTCCGCCCGTCGCTCGGTTCGGAAGTTCACCGATCGCCCCCCCACACGTGAAGAACTCGAGCAGATGCTGTCTGCCGCGACGCTGGTACCCAATCACCGTCTGACGAACCCGTGGCGCTTTTACGTTCTGGGCCCTGAGGCGCGTGCCGGCTACGGGCTCGCCCTTGGCAATCGCAAAGCCAAGAAGGCCACCGATGAAGCGCACGCCGAGTCCATTCGGAAAGCCACCAGCGACGAGCACCGCGCGCAGCCGTGCATGCTGATCGTGGCCATGGTCCTCAACGAGAACTTGGAAATTCGCGAGGAAGACTACGCGTCCACGATGATGGCCACGCAGAACATCTGCCTTACGGCGGTATCGCTCGGGCTTGGGACGTACATTCGCAGCGGCGCCATCATGGATGATCCTGCGGCGCGGGCAGCGGTTGGCGTACCCGAGGGGGAACGCATCATCGCGGTGCTCAGCGTGGGCACGCCGCTCGAAGTCCCTGACGCCAAGCCTCGTCGTGCCGTCGCCGAAGTGACTCACTGGGTGGACTGA
- a CDS encoding 5'-3' exonuclease: protein MTQPHLLVVDAQSLAGRAAHVAAGDIANGVRLWCQMARGAALDVGATHLVAAWDHEGPTFRHALFPSYKHRRTGSMRARITPIREGVEATGVVSVSVEQFEGDDSVASLMARFQPEARITLLSNDSDLLQFVSEGVAVATYVGVGKGQNGERIKRWTAADVHTRFGVLPPQLPAFKALCGEEGDDIPGVKNIGKGTAVKLLRRWQSLEKALEASEFVSHRDDTAKLAGQHDHVRLMLQLTTIRTDAPVPMLPLSDCSISTVSWPSGSAARMAASPDGSATGSTTDGITRMAAGPGLEAVPFPEEY from the coding sequence ATGACGCAGCCGCATCTTCTCGTGGTAGACGCACAGTCGCTGGCGGGCCGGGCCGCCCATGTGGCGGCGGGGGATATCGCCAACGGCGTACGCCTGTGGTGCCAGATGGCCCGCGGGGCAGCGCTTGATGTGGGCGCAACGCACCTGGTCGCCGCCTGGGACCACGAAGGGCCAACGTTCCGCCACGCACTATTCCCCTCGTACAAACATCGTCGTACCGGCTCCATGCGGGCCCGCATTACCCCCATTCGTGAGGGGGTGGAAGCGACCGGGGTCGTGAGCGTGAGTGTGGAACAGTTCGAAGGCGACGACAGCGTCGCGTCATTGATGGCGCGTTTCCAGCCGGAGGCGCGCATTACCCTGCTCTCCAACGATTCCGATCTGCTGCAGTTCGTGTCGGAGGGGGTGGCGGTGGCCACCTATGTCGGGGTGGGCAAAGGGCAGAATGGCGAACGAATCAAACGCTGGACCGCCGCCGACGTGCACACCCGCTTCGGGGTCCTCCCGCCACAGCTGCCGGCCTTCAAGGCCTTGTGCGGTGAAGAGGGTGACGACATTCCGGGGGTGAAGAACATCGGGAAGGGCACGGCAGTGAAGCTCCTGCGACGCTGGCAGAGCCTTGAGAAAGCGCTGGAAGCCAGTGAGTTCGTGAGTCATCGCGACGATACCGCCAAGCTGGCCGGGCAACATGACCATGTCCGGCTCATGTTGCAGCTCACCACCATTCGCACGGATGCCCCGGTGCCAATGCTGCCACTCTCAGACTGCAGCATCAGTACGGTGAGCTGGCCGTCCGGGTCCGCGGCCCGAATGGCGGCGAGTCCGGATGGGAGCGCGACTGGGAGTACGACGGACGGAATCACGCGGATGGCAGCAGGCCCCGGACTGGAAGCCGTGCCGTTCCCTGAAGAGTACTAG